From Quercus lobata isolate SW786 chromosome 1, ValleyOak3.0 Primary Assembly, whole genome shotgun sequence, one genomic window encodes:
- the LOC115994543 gene encoding feruloyl CoA ortho-hydroxylase F6H1-3-like encodes MDPIVATPISESSNITDLVVTNGNGVKGLSEMGLKTLPKQYIQPVEERITVSNILPQESIPIIDMSNWDEQKVSESICDAAEKWGFFQIINHGVPIEVLENVKDATHRFFNLPAEEKRKFSKENSPSNSVRFGTSFSPEAEKALEWKDYLSMFYVSEDEASALWPSACKDQVLEYMRGSEPVIQRLLEALMKRINVKEIDETKKSLLMGSKRINLNYYPICPNPELTVGIGRHSDVSTLTILLQDDIGGLYVQGNNDSWVHVPPISGSLVINVGDALQIMSNGRYKSIEHRVVANGSKNRISDPIFVNPRPDDMIGPFPEVLARVLFNYASRGGGGEA; translated from the exons ATGGATCCAATAGTCGCAACACCTATCAGTGAGTCCTCAAATATCACTGACCTTGTCGTAACAAATGGCAATGGAGTAAAGGGTCTCTCAGAAATGGGACTCAAAACCCTCCCTAAGCAATATATCCAACCTGTAGAAGAAAGGATCACTGTGAGCAACATCTTGCCTCAAGAGTCTATACCCATCATAGATATGTCAAACTGGGACGAACAAAAAGTCTCAGAATCAATCTGTGATGCAGCAGAAAAGTGGGGTTTCTTTCAGATTATCAACCATGGAGTGCCCATTGAAGTGCTGGAGAATGTGAAGGACGCAACACATAGGTTCTTCAATTTGCCAGCTGAGGAGAAGAGGAAGTTTTCAAAAGAGAACTCACCTTCCAACAGCGTGCGGTTTGGCACAAGCTTTAGTCCTGAAGCAGAGAAGGCTCTTGAATGGAAAGATTACCTGAGCATGTTTTATGTGTCCGAGGATGAGGCCTCTGCATTGTGGCCTTCTGCGTGCAA AGATCAAGTTCTGGAATATATGAGGGGGTCTGAACCAGTTATCCAAAGGCTATTAGAGGCACTAATGAAGAGGATAAATGTGAAGGAAATTGATGAGacaaaaaaatctctcttaatGGGTTCAAAGAGGATTAACCTTAACTACTATCCTATATGTCCTAACCCTGAGCTCACCGTGGGAATAGGTCGTCATTCTGACGTGTCAACCCTTACTATCCTCCTTCAAGATGATATTGGTGGACTCTATGTGCAAGGAAACAATGATAGTTGGGTTCATGTTCCACCTATAAGCGGCTCCCTCGTGATCAATGTTGGCGATGCACTACAAATAATGAGCAATGGTCGGTACAAGAGCATTGAGCACCGTGTGGTTGCCAATGGAAGCAAGAATAGGATTTCGGATCCTATTTTTGTTAATCCTAGGCCAGATGACATGATTGGTCCTTTTCCAGAAGTGCTTGCAAGGGTTTTATTCAACTATGCGTCCCGTGGGGGAGGGGGCGAGGCATAG
- the LOC115975298 gene encoding feruloyl CoA ortho-hydroxylase F6H1-3-like: MAPTIATPISESSNITDFVVTNGNGVKGISEMGLKTLPKQYIQPVEERITVSNILPQESIPIIDMSNWDEQKVSESICDAAEKWGFFQIINHGVPIEVLENVKVATHRFFNLPAEEKRKFSKENSPSNSVRFGTSFSPEAEKALEWKDYLSLFYVSEDEVSALWPSACKDQVLEYMRGSEPVIQRLLEALMKRINVKEIDETKESLLMGSKRINLNYYPICPNPELTVGVGRHSDVSTITILLQDDIGGLYVRGNNDSWVHVPPVSGSLVINVGDALQIMSNGRYKSIEHRVVASGSKNRISVPIFVNPRPCDMVGPFSKVLVEGEIALYKQVLYSDYVKHFFRKAHDGKNTIEFAKI, encoded by the exons ATGGCTCCAACAATTGCAACACCTATCAGTGAGTCCTCAAATATCACAGACTTTGTCGTAACAAATGGCAATGGAGTAAAGGGTATCTCAGAAATGGGACTCAAAACCCTCCCTAAGCAATATATCCAACCTGTAGAAGAAAGGATCACTGTGAGCAACATCTTGCCTCAAGAGTCTATACCCATCATAGATATGTCAAACTGGGACGAACAAAAAGTCTCTGAATCAATCTGTGATGCAGCAGAAAAGTGGGGTTTCTTTCAGATTATCAACCATGGCGTGCCCATTGAAGTGCTGGAGAATGTGAAGGTTGCAACACATAGGTTCTTCAATTTGCCAGCTGAGGAGAAGAGGAAGTTTTCAAAAGAAAACTCACCTTCCAACAGCGTGCGGTTTGGCACAAGCTTTAGTCCTGAAGCAGAGAAGGCTCTTGAATGGAAAGATTACCTGAGCCTGTTTTATGTGTCCGAGGATGAGGTCTCTGCATTGTGGCCTTCGGCGTGCAA GGATCAAGTTCTGGAATATATGAGGGGGTCTGAACCAGTTATCCAAAGGCTATTAGAGGCACTAATGAAGAGGATAAATGTGAAAGAAATTGATGAGACAAAAGAATCTCTCTTAATGGGTTCAAAGAGGATTAACCTTAACTACTATCCTATATGTCCTAACCCTGAGCTCACCGTGGGAGTAGGTCGTCACTCTGACGTGTCAACCATTACTATCCTCCTTCAAGATGATATTGGTGGACTCTATGTGCGAGGAAACAATGATAGTTGGGTTCATGTTCCGCCTGTAAGTGGCTCCCTCGTGATCAATGTTGGTGATGCACTACAGATAATGAGCAATGGTCGATACAAGAGCATTGAGCATCGTGTGGTTGCTAGTGGAAGCAAGAATAGGATTTCGGTTCCTATTTTTGTTAATCCTAGGCCATGTGACATGGTTGGTCCTTTTTCAAAAGTGCTTGTAGAGGGTGAGATAGCATTATATAAGCAAGTTCTGTATTCAGATTATGTGAAACATTTCTTTAGGAAGGCTCATGATGGGAAGAACACAATTGAATTTGCAAAAATATGA